The genomic DNA CAATACGCTCAACATCGACTCTCCACGCACATTACAATTGGTACTCGATAGTTTACGCTATTGGGTTGAAATAATGGGCGTAGATGGTTTTCGATTTGATCTTGCGACTATCTTAGGGCGCAACCCACATGGTTTTAATCAAGCTCATTCATTTTTACAGGCAATAAACCAAGACCCTGTACTTAATAAAGTAAAGTTAATTGCTGAGCCTTGGGATATTGGGCCAGGAGGCTATCAACTTGGTGCTTTCCCTGCGCCTTGGCGTGAGTGGAATGATCAATACCGCGATACTGTTCGGCGTTTTTGGAAACAAGAGCCTGGCTTAATAGGTGAACTTGCAAAGCGTTTGCATGGTTCTTTCGATCTATTTGAGCATAACTTACGAGGCCCTTTAAATAGTATTAACTTTATTACTAGCCATGACGGATTTACGCTTGCAGATTTAGTCAGTTACGAACAAAAGCATAATGAGGCTAATGGTGAACAAAATCGTGATGGTCATAGTGCTAATTATTCATTTAACTGTGGAGTTGAAGGCTTTACTAACGATGCAAAAGTAAGCTCATTACGATTACAACAACAAAAAAATATGTTGCTAACGTTATTGCTTTCCAAAGGCGTGCCTATGCTTGCGTCGGGCAGTGAAATGGCTCACTCACAGGGCGGTAATAATAATGCGTATTGCCAAAATAACCGCACCAGTTGGCTTGCTTGGAAAGATTCTCAATTAAGCCACCCATTGACTCGATTCATTGACGATGTGCTGCGTTTACGCAAACAATTTAGTGTCTTTAAGCACCGTTTCTTTGTGCACGATGATGACACGCGGTATGACGTAGCATGGTTTACCGAAGAAGGTATCGCGATGCAACAGGACGACTGGCATGAAGCTGAGCGTCAGTTCCTAATGTATAGCTTAACCGATAAACATACACATCAAGCACTCTTAATCATTCTAAATGCAGGATCTGAGGCTGTTAGCTGTCAACTTCCTCATTTAGAAAAAGCGAAGTGGCAGCTCGCTGTTAGCAGTATTCATCCAATATCCGCCAATGAAGATATGGAACAACAAATAGCTGCAATGAGTAGCTGGGTTTTTACCGCCAATTCAGAGGACTAAAGTCAT from Pseudoalteromonas sp. N1230-9 includes the following:
- the glgX gene encoding glycogen debranching protein GlgX: MSHSVRLEVGSTQPLGSAVVEEGVNFAVYAPQAKHMSLCLFDSSGHSEVLTLPMNMNEGGVWTLLVSPLKKGALYGFRADGEYAPDKGLFFNKHKLLLDPYAQDFYGEFTWSERHYGQMPVGTLSEVNNAIDMPKSRVGEVTPYSGKRPNHSWGKTVIYECHVKGATCRHPDIPKSLQGKFLGLSHPRFIEHLRTLGVTCLELLPVQAFISEQFLTAKGLQNYWGYNTLNFFTPHKDYLVKDDVSEFQDMVAALHKADIEVILDVVYNHTAEAGTDGPLLSLRGLDNLGYYRTVADKPSHYINDTGCGNTLNIDSPRTLQLVLDSLRYWVEIMGVDGFRFDLATILGRNPHGFNQAHSFLQAINQDPVLNKVKLIAEPWDIGPGGYQLGAFPAPWREWNDQYRDTVRRFWKQEPGLIGELAKRLHGSFDLFEHNLRGPLNSINFITSHDGFTLADLVSYEQKHNEANGEQNRDGHSANYSFNCGVEGFTNDAKVSSLRLQQQKNMLLTLLLSKGVPMLASGSEMAHSQGGNNNAYCQNNRTSWLAWKDSQLSHPLTRFIDDVLRLRKQFSVFKHRFFVHDDDTRYDVAWFTEEGIAMQQDDWHEAERQFLMYSLTDKHTHQALLIILNAGSEAVSCQLPHLEKAKWQLAVSSIHPISANEDMEQQIAAMSSWVFTANSED